In one window of Frigoriglobus tundricola DNA:
- a CDS encoding cation diffusion facilitator family transporter, which translates to MHKTDISQWREDHNFGSDNPAGGRGTRLITALTATMMVGEIVAGWLTNSMALLADGWHMGTYVAALGIAALAYRYARRHAADPRFAFGTGKVGVPAGFASAIVFGLVALYMVYDSAVGAVHPLDIRYDEAIVVAIIGLLVNLLSAKLLHGGHVPGHDHHAAGPHHHDINLGAGSHATDGPGAARPRDGRYGRAGDPRSD; encoded by the coding sequence ATGCACAAGACCGATATTTCGCAGTGGCGCGAGGATCACAATTTCGGTTCGGACAACCCGGCCGGCGGGCGCGGCACCCGACTGATCACCGCGCTGACGGCGACGATGATGGTGGGCGAGATCGTTGCGGGCTGGCTCACCAACTCGATGGCCCTGCTCGCGGACGGCTGGCACATGGGGACGTACGTCGCGGCGCTCGGGATCGCCGCGCTCGCCTACCGGTACGCCCGCCGCCACGCCGCCGACCCCCGGTTCGCGTTCGGGACCGGAAAGGTCGGCGTTCCGGCCGGGTTCGCCAGCGCCATCGTCTTCGGATTGGTCGCCCTGTACATGGTCTACGATTCGGCCGTCGGGGCCGTTCACCCGCTGGACATCCGCTACGATGAGGCGATCGTTGTCGCGATAATCGGTCTGTTAGTCAACCTCTTGAGTGCGAAGCTGCTACACGGCGGACACGTGCCCGGCCACGACCACCACGCCGCCGGTCCCCATCACCACGATATCAACCTGGGCGCGGGATCTCATGCGACAGACGGGCCGGGTGCTGCTCGACCGCGAGATGGGCGCTACGGTCGTGCAGGAGATCCGCGGTCTGATTGA
- a CDS encoding cation diffusion facilitator family transporter, which translates to MGATVVQEIRGLIEGGETLIVDLHVWRVGPGQFACIVGLVTAAPAPPEHYKERLRVHEELVHVTIEVHHCQGEHPHTEELVAYG; encoded by the coding sequence ATGGGCGCTACGGTCGTGCAGGAGATCCGCGGTCTGATTGAGGGCGGCGAGACCCTGATCGTGGACCTTCACGTCTGGCGCGTCGGACCGGGCCAGTTCGCCTGCATCGTGGGGCTGGTCACGGCAGCCCCCGCGCCACCCGAACACTACAAGGAGCGGCTCCGCGTCCACGAGGAACTCGTTCACGTCACGATCGAGGTACACCACTGCCAGGGCGAACACCCTCACACCGAGGAACTCGTCGCGTACGGTTGA
- a CDS encoding CobW family GTP-binding protein, producing the protein MNATTDRVPVTILTGFLGAGKTTLVNHILTAQHGKRIAVIENEFGEVGIDQDLVISAEEEIFEMNNGCICCTVRGDLIRILGNLMKRRDKFDYILVETTGLADPGPVAQTFFVDDEVREKTELDGLVTLVDAKHVHRHWGTNEVQEQIAFADVILLNKTDLVTPDELDALEARITGVNAVATVYRTRNSVIEVDRVLNVVGFDLDRAMVTDPRFLEPEYPFEWGGVFTLEPGDYALVMQEGPDPAMKLALLSAPDGLSAAAGTAVRCFSEREPAAAGVVEPGARLWEAALPGGAVRVPVRIDRAGDYALFTEHHPDEFRAELHGPSGVLAAQEAHAYKPDHEHDDAVSSVGITVPGELSEEKLNEWLGGLLQTQGQDIFRMKGVLAVKGDANRFVFQGVHMLFDGRADRPWGGAPRTNKLIFIGRNLDRDKLTEGFRSCLA; encoded by the coding sequence GTGAACGCGACAACCGACCGCGTGCCCGTCACGATTCTGACCGGCTTCCTCGGGGCCGGGAAGACGACCCTCGTGAATCACATTCTGACGGCCCAACACGGCAAGCGGATCGCGGTGATCGAGAACGAGTTCGGGGAGGTCGGCATCGATCAGGATCTGGTCATCAGTGCAGAAGAAGAGATTTTCGAGATGAACAACGGGTGCATCTGCTGCACGGTTCGTGGCGACCTGATCCGCATCCTCGGCAACCTGATGAAGCGGCGCGACAAGTTCGATTACATCCTGGTCGAAACCACCGGCCTGGCCGACCCCGGTCCCGTCGCCCAGACGTTCTTCGTGGACGACGAGGTCCGGGAGAAGACGGAACTCGACGGGCTAGTCACGCTGGTCGATGCCAAACACGTCCACCGGCACTGGGGCACGAACGAGGTGCAGGAGCAGATCGCGTTTGCCGACGTGATCCTGCTGAACAAGACCGACCTCGTTACCCCCGACGAACTCGACGCCCTGGAAGCCCGCATCACGGGCGTGAACGCGGTGGCGACGGTGTACCGCACGCGGAACAGCGTCATTGAGGTGGACCGTGTCCTGAACGTCGTCGGCTTCGACCTCGACCGGGCAATGGTCACCGACCCGCGGTTCCTCGAACCGGAGTACCCGTTCGAGTGGGGCGGCGTCTTCACCCTGGAGCCGGGCGACTACGCCCTCGTCATGCAAGAGGGGCCGGACCCGGCCATGAAGCTGGCGCTGCTGTCCGCGCCAGACGGGCTGTCGGCCGCCGCCGGGACCGCCGTGCGGTGCTTCAGCGAGCGGGAACCGGCCGCGGCCGGCGTGGTCGAACCGGGGGCGCGCCTGTGGGAGGCGGCTCTGCCCGGTGGCGCGGTTCGCGTACCGGTCCGCATAGACCGGGCGGGCGACTACGCGCTGTTCACCGAACACCACCCGGACGAATTCCGGGCCGAGTTGCACGGCCCGTCTGGGGTTCTGGCGGCGCAGGAGGCCCACGCCTACAAGCCGGACCACGAACACGACGACGCGGTGTCCTCGGTCGGCATCACCGTTCCCGGCGAACTCAGCGAAGAGAAGCTGAACGAGTGGCTCGGCGGACTGCTCCAGACGCAGGGCCAGGACATCTTCCGCATGAAGGGCGTCCTGGCCGTCAAGGGGGACGCTAACCGCTTCGTCTTCCAGGGGGTCCACATGCTGTTCGATGGCCGAGCGGATCGTCCGTGGGGCGGTGCGCCACGCACCAACAAGCTCATTTTCATCGGCCGCAACCTCGACCGCGACAAGTTGACGGAGGGGTTCCGCTCGTGCCTGGCCTGA
- a CDS encoding DUF58 domain-containing protein, translated as MTNAPPSSFAFRWRKGLRALATYDFSPAFSARVRRLVCHPLGVLVLAGLVSLLCGLFLHAQGFVLLGGILAVVAFGVVWPWLSLRGLAGALAFDRARASEGEAVGVRLMLRNRLPLTAWGLAVRGGFGAEGEEPAAGIASAPRRRTVVCRWAFRPTHRGSYPVERPRLTTGFPFGLWENQRALATGGPLVVWPRTFPVGPIPPVSGARQVEGNVSRSQVGTSGDVLGVRPYRRGDSPRRIHWGQSARHDRLIVCELQSNSRPVIQLVLDADPRVHAGRGPNGSREWAVRIVASFAKGWLEDGARVGVAWGGCDIPPASGPAQLQTILDALAALPDDTPQPLAEVLACPRCRGFRDGLQVIVTTDRTHAHGGCGACAAEDQRWVVLRAGAFTDAVDVAACNHCPTPWLSVESADAVPALLKGGWREARHGS; from the coding sequence GTGACGAACGCACCGCCGTCTTCGTTCGCGTTCCGCTGGCGCAAAGGGCTCCGCGCCCTCGCCACTTACGATTTCTCGCCCGCGTTCAGCGCGCGGGTCCGCCGGCTCGTTTGTCACCCGCTCGGCGTCCTGGTGCTGGCGGGGCTCGTGTCCCTGCTGTGCGGTTTGTTCCTGCACGCCCAGGGGTTCGTGCTACTGGGCGGCATCCTGGCCGTCGTCGCGTTCGGGGTGGTCTGGCCGTGGCTGTCGCTGCGGGGACTGGCCGGCGCCCTGGCGTTCGATCGGGCGCGGGCGTCGGAGGGGGAAGCGGTCGGGGTCCGGTTGATGCTCCGCAACCGGTTGCCGCTGACCGCGTGGGGGCTGGCCGTGCGGGGCGGGTTCGGCGCCGAGGGGGAGGAGCCCGCCGCCGGGATCGCATCGGCCCCGCGGCGGCGGACGGTCGTGTGCCGGTGGGCGTTCCGGCCGACCCATCGGGGTTCCTACCCGGTCGAACGGCCGCGACTGACGACCGGCTTCCCCTTCGGACTGTGGGAGAACCAGCGGGCGCTGGCGACCGGGGGCCCGCTCGTCGTCTGGCCCCGCACGTTTCCGGTCGGTCCGATCCCGCCGGTCAGCGGTGCCCGTCAGGTGGAGGGGAACGTGTCCCGCAGTCAGGTCGGCACGAGCGGGGACGTGCTGGGCGTCCGGCCCTACCGCCGCGGCGACTCGCCCCGGCGCATCCACTGGGGGCAGTCGGCCCGGCACGACCGGCTCATCGTTTGCGAGCTCCAATCGAACTCCCGGCCGGTGATTCAGCTCGTTCTCGATGCCGACCCCCGGGTCCACGCCGGCCGCGGGCCGAACGGCTCGCGCGAGTGGGCGGTCCGCATCGTCGCCAGCTTCGCGAAGGGGTGGCTCGAAGACGGCGCTCGGGTCGGGGTGGCGTGGGGCGGGTGCGACATCCCGCCGGCCTCGGGGCCGGCTCAGTTGCAGACGATTCTCGACGCCCTCGCCGCTCTCCCCGACGACACCCCGCAACCGCTCGCCGAAGTGCTGGCCTGCCCGCGGTGCCGCGGGTTCCGCGACGGCCTGCAAGTGATCGTCACCACCGACCGCACGCACGCCCACGGCGGCTGCGGGGCGTGCGCCGCCGAGGACCAGCGGTGGGTGGTGCTGAGGGCCGGGGCGTTCACGGATGCTGTCGATGTCGCCGCGTGCAACCATTGCCCAACGCCCTGGCTGTCCGTCGAATCGGCGGACGCGGTTCCGGCCCTCCTGAAGGGCGGCTGGCGGGAGGCCCGACATGGCTCCTGA
- a CDS encoding transglutaminase domain-containing protein codes for MAPELSRLVRRVTFLLLVLASAAVEIAAVDTRPVAVSLGRAAGWVVAAAVVGLLVPVPADPRRNPPPWVFLILLGLAAAPFGVEPLGRNWTGGGGAPLEIQLVFGLRNIGLGLAACGGWLLCLRTAAVVSLFLTLFSAAMTNHPAVKVILALYAGAGGVWLMLVYWTGLRGAFVAPERTVTIEVLNERARVPWAALLLLLVAVGATGAVAVVGPKRAAFVLGELVPTSGGTGGTDPFARYGVGDGPEETAGDNARAAGMVETDKMIEDNRNALIDAVSDMSYGPPHKPSKEQERMVAGGPAEVIQNHGKLPDNRRPSREFDTSRKGPTGARKPESRAARGLFEVEGRTPLHVRVIAYDRYDAARGRWVEDRKPPQKRIEPDGGDWMRLDRFKEPADWYGGDERHRLKVADLKDNLVPTPALLTRFRINKVDKPDYYEWDSDGVLALAGRKRTPPGVIVTTDCRTLAPARLPESAFGRAPEVGAVPDALRHEIDGIARAWAGDRPRGWPQIEAVLTKLRTAYALDRAAAVPADHPAPVLWFLTESRRGPDYLFATAAALLLRALDYPTRVCLGYYAAPDAYDPETAHTPVRKTDLHTWAELRISDGHWMVIEPTPGYDVLGPKLALSERARHALAAGAAWVGAHGVELLLAALAAAIAWVRRRHIYDASVVWVWHWWPGRTWRDHVRRTVRVLERRGRWAGRPRDERQTTGAWLRRAGAQSARPDDFDRLAVLAEWAAYAPEVPPPWSEGDVRNVCRRALEGWPLWRWREAAVPDSAMGV; via the coding sequence ATGGCTCCTGAACTGTCGCGCCTGGTGCGGCGGGTCACGTTCCTGCTGCTCGTGTTGGCGTCGGCGGCCGTTGAGATCGCCGCCGTCGATACGCGCCCCGTCGCCGTGAGCCTCGGGCGGGCAGCGGGATGGGTGGTCGCGGCGGCGGTCGTGGGGTTGCTCGTCCCCGTTCCGGCGGACCCGCGCCGGAACCCGCCGCCCTGGGTGTTCCTGATCCTCCTCGGGCTGGCGGCGGCCCCGTTCGGGGTCGAACCGCTGGGGCGGAACTGGACCGGCGGCGGCGGCGCGCCGCTTGAGATCCAGCTCGTGTTCGGGCTGCGGAACATCGGGCTGGGGCTGGCCGCGTGCGGGGGGTGGCTCCTGTGCCTGCGGACGGCCGCCGTCGTGAGCCTGTTCCTGACGCTGTTCTCGGCCGCCATGACCAACCACCCGGCGGTGAAAGTGATCCTCGCGCTGTACGCCGGCGCCGGCGGCGTGTGGCTCATGCTCGTGTACTGGACCGGCCTCCGCGGCGCGTTCGTCGCGCCGGAGCGGACGGTCACGATCGAAGTGCTGAACGAGCGGGCGCGCGTGCCGTGGGCCGCTCTGCTCCTGCTCCTGGTCGCGGTCGGTGCGACGGGGGCGGTGGCCGTCGTCGGGCCGAAGCGGGCCGCGTTCGTGCTCGGGGAACTGGTGCCGACTTCGGGCGGCACCGGAGGGACCGACCCGTTCGCCCGCTACGGCGTCGGCGACGGTCCGGAAGAAACCGCCGGCGACAACGCGCGGGCCGCGGGCATGGTCGAGACCGACAAGATGATCGAGGACAACCGGAACGCGCTCATCGATGCCGTCAGCGACATGTCCTACGGCCCGCCCCACAAGCCGTCCAAGGAACAGGAGCGGATGGTCGCGGGCGGCCCGGCCGAGGTGATCCAGAACCACGGGAAGCTGCCGGACAACCGCCGCCCGAGCCGGGAGTTCGACACCAGCCGGAAAGGACCAACGGGGGCGCGGAAGCCCGAGAGCCGGGCGGCCCGCGGCCTGTTCGAGGTCGAGGGGCGCACGCCGCTGCACGTCCGCGTGATCGCCTACGACCGCTACGACGCGGCCCGCGGGCGGTGGGTCGAGGACCGCAAGCCGCCCCAGAAGCGGATCGAACCCGACGGCGGGGACTGGATGCGGCTGGACCGCTTCAAAGAGCCCGCCGACTGGTACGGGGGAGACGAGCGGCACCGGCTCAAGGTCGCGGACCTGAAAGACAACCTCGTGCCGACGCCCGCGCTGCTGACCCGGTTCCGCATCAACAAGGTGGACAAGCCCGACTACTACGAGTGGGACTCCGACGGGGTTCTCGCGCTGGCCGGTCGCAAGCGGACGCCGCCGGGCGTGATCGTGACCACCGACTGCCGCACCCTGGCCCCGGCCCGCCTGCCCGAGTCCGCGTTCGGTCGGGCGCCCGAAGTCGGCGCGGTGCCGGACGCGCTCCGACACGAGATCGACGGCATCGCCCGCGCGTGGGCGGGCGACCGGCCGCGCGGGTGGCCCCAGATCGAGGCCGTACTCACGAAGCTCCGCACGGCTTACGCCCTCGACCGCGCGGCCGCCGTGCCGGCCGACCACCCGGCCCCGGTGCTGTGGTTCCTCACCGAATCCCGGCGCGGCCCCGACTACCTGTTCGCAACGGCCGCCGCGCTCCTCCTGCGGGCGCTCGACTACCCCACCCGTGTGTGCCTGGGCTACTACGCCGCCCCGGACGCCTACGACCCGGAGACGGCCCACACGCCGGTGCGGAAAACCGACCTGCACACGTGGGCCGAGCTGCGGATCAGCGACGGGCACTGGATGGTGATCGAGCCGACACCCGGTTACGACGTGTTGGGGCCGAAGTTGGCGCTCAGCGAGCGCGCCCGGCACGCACTCGCCGCCGGCGCGGCGTGGGTCGGGGCGCACGGTGTCGAACTGCTTCTCGCGGCGCTCGCCGCGGCCATTGCTTGGGTCCGACGCCGTCACATCTACGACGCCAGCGTGGTCTGGGTGTGGCACTGGTGGCCCGGTCGGACGTGGCGGGACCACGTCCGGCGGACGGTGCGCGTCCTCGAGCGCCGGGGCCGCTGGGCGGGGCGCCCGCGGGACGAGCGCCAGACCACGGGCGCCTGGTTGCGGCGCGCCGGGGCACAGAGCGCGCGGCCGGATGACTTTGACCGGCTGGCGGTCCTGGCCGAGTGGGCGGCTTACGCCCCCGAGGTGCCGCCGCCGTGGTCGGAAGGGGACGTGAGGAACGTCTGTCGCCGCGCCCTCGAAGGCTGGCCCCTCTGGCGCTGGCGTGAGGCCGCTGTACCCGATTCTGCGATGGGAGTGTGA
- a CDS encoding AAA family ATPase — METWNPGPTATVAGETIDRLRAALNRALRGKTGVVEQVIACLLARGHLLLEDLPGLGKTTLAKALAAAVGGTFARVQCTPDLLPGDVTGFSVFNQKTREFEFQPGPVFADVLLADEINRTTPRTQSALLEAMAERQATVDNVCRTLAPTFFVVATQNPVEHHGTYPLPEAQLDRFAMKLSVGYPDRADEIDLLAAAIGDPAGGAARATALGAGELAGLQERVARVAVQPNVRAYLVDLGRATRAHPKVALGLSPRGLLTWQRVAQAWAFLRGRPFVTPDDVQEVAGPVLGVRLGLGANEAGAVIHHLLETVAVPV, encoded by the coding sequence GTGGAAACGTGGAACCCCGGTCCGACTGCGACCGTGGCGGGCGAGACAATCGACCGGTTGCGGGCCGCCCTGAACCGGGCGCTGCGGGGCAAGACCGGCGTGGTCGAGCAGGTCATCGCGTGTCTGCTGGCCCGCGGCCACCTGCTCCTCGAAGACCTGCCGGGGCTGGGCAAGACGACGCTGGCGAAGGCGCTGGCCGCGGCGGTCGGCGGGACGTTCGCCCGCGTGCAGTGTACCCCGGACCTGCTGCCCGGCGACGTCACCGGGTTCTCGGTCTTCAACCAGAAGACCCGCGAGTTCGAGTTCCAGCCCGGCCCGGTCTTCGCCGACGTGCTCCTGGCCGACGAGATCAACCGGACCACGCCCCGCACCCAGTCGGCGCTCCTCGAAGCGATGGCCGAGCGGCAGGCGACGGTGGACAACGTCTGCCGCACCCTGGCGCCGACGTTCTTCGTGGTCGCCACCCAGAACCCGGTCGAGCACCACGGCACCTACCCGCTGCCCGAGGCCCAGCTCGACCGCTTCGCCATGAAGCTGTCGGTCGGCTACCCCGACCGGGCCGACGAAATCGACCTCCTCGCCGCCGCCATCGGGGACCCGGCCGGCGGCGCGGCCCGCGCGACGGCACTGGGCGCCGGCGAACTCGCGGGGCTGCAAGAGCGGGTGGCGCGGGTGGCCGTTCAGCCGAACGTCCGGGCGTATCTGGTCGATCTCGGACGGGCCACGCGGGCGCACCCGAAGGTGGCGCTCGGGCTGAGCCCGCGCGGGCTGCTGACGTGGCAGCGGGTGGCCCAGGCGTGGGCGTTCCTGCGGGGCCGTCCGTTCGTCACGCCGGACGACGTCCAGGAGGTCGCCGGCCCGGTCCTCGGGGTCCGGCTCGGTCTCGGCGCGAACGAAGCCGGGGCCGTCATTCATCACCTACTCGAAACCGTGGCCGTGCCGGTCTGA
- a CDS encoding permease, translating into MIEGAFWGVLLRAGEIAVEASTTLFCGLVVAGIMRRMLGADGTRRLFGGAGGKGLFRAWAVGMLLPVCSLGVIPIAREMRRAGVPSGTVLAFVLAAPHINPLSLLYGLTLSEPVVIVCFAAGSLAIALLAGAVWDRFLARRSDDVPAGDEPVPAPGLKRLAAVAVTAARESVNPTMGYVLLGFLVTGLIAGLLPHGCLGTTMRHDDPTAPLLMTAVALPLYVGPLQGMMRLGLMFEHGNSVGAAFALFELGIGMNLGMIVWLGVLFGWRRVLLWFLFVTAVTVGLGYAAEPTLYFAKEEASHTHAFDEWASPFVDGYGAGWGAVRESLVRKAGVLEIVALGGIGLLVLLGAGLAAFDRRGRVETWLTTAPPATARPKARWNRDVPGPVLGLAALAGLVAFSVAALYIYYPAPRDAFTEIAAVHAEAFVAVNTGKSEEAVRQIRRFDLLTRKLQVGVFIRTGTMDATAGAATEDLRERLEELRDALLAGDKPTAKAVLPKLDAAYRKCRGTYLPPAAGGT; encoded by the coding sequence ATGATCGAAGGGGCGTTCTGGGGCGTGCTGCTCCGCGCGGGCGAGATCGCGGTCGAGGCGTCCACGACGCTGTTCTGCGGCCTCGTGGTCGCGGGCATCATGCGGCGGATGCTCGGGGCCGACGGCACCCGCCGGCTCTTCGGCGGGGCGGGCGGGAAGGGGCTGTTCCGGGCCTGGGCGGTCGGGATGCTGCTCCCGGTCTGCTCACTGGGCGTCATCCCGATCGCCCGGGAGATGCGGCGGGCCGGGGTGCCGAGCGGAACGGTTCTGGCCTTCGTCCTCGCCGCCCCGCACATCAACCCGCTGTCGCTCCTCTACGGGCTGACGCTGTCGGAGCCGGTCGTCATCGTCTGCTTCGCGGCCGGGTCGCTCGCCATCGCGCTCCTGGCCGGGGCCGTTTGGGACCGCTTCCTCGCGCGGCGGTCCGACGACGTCCCCGCGGGCGACGAGCCGGTACCGGCGCCGGGGCTGAAGCGGCTGGCGGCGGTGGCGGTCACGGCGGCGCGGGAGTCGGTGAACCCGACGATGGGGTACGTCCTGCTCGGGTTCCTGGTGACGGGGCTGATCGCCGGGCTGCTCCCCCACGGGTGCCTGGGGACGACCATGCGGCACGACGACCCGACCGCGCCGCTGCTGATGACGGCCGTCGCGCTACCGCTGTACGTCGGCCCGCTCCAGGGGATGATGCGGCTCGGGCTGATGTTCGAACACGGCAACTCGGTGGGCGCGGCGTTCGCGCTGTTCGAGTTGGGGATCGGGATGAACCTGGGCATGATCGTCTGGCTCGGGGTGCTGTTCGGGTGGCGGCGGGTGCTGCTCTGGTTCCTGTTCGTCACCGCCGTCACGGTCGGGCTCGGGTACGCGGCGGAGCCGACACTGTACTTCGCCAAGGAGGAGGCCAGCCACACCCACGCGTTCGACGAGTGGGCCAGCCCGTTCGTGGACGGTTACGGCGCCGGCTGGGGGGCGGTGCGGGAGTCGCTGGTCCGGAAGGCGGGGGTGCTGGAGATCGTCGCCCTCGGGGGCATCGGGCTACTGGTGCTGCTCGGGGCGGGGCTCGCCGCGTTCGACCGCCGCGGGCGGGTCGAAACCTGGCTGACGACCGCGCCGCCCGCGACGGCGCGGCCGAAGGCGCGGTGGAACCGGGACGTGCCGGGGCCGGTTCTGGGGCTGGCCGCGCTCGCGGGGCTGGTCGCGTTCAGCGTGGCGGCGCTGTACATCTACTACCCGGCCCCCCGGGACGCGTTCACGGAGATCGCGGCCGTCCACGCCGAGGCGTTCGTCGCGGTGAACACCGGAAAGTCCGAGGAGGCGGTCCGGCAGATCCGCCGCTTCGACCTGCTCACCCGCAAGTTACAGGTCGGGGTGTTCATCCGCACCGGAACGATGGACGCCACCGCGGGGGCGGCGACGGAAGACCTGCGCGAGCGCCTGGAGGAGTTGCGGGACGCCCTGCTCGCTGGTGACAAGCCGACCGCGAAGGCCGTGCTCCCGAAGCTCGATGCCGCGTACCGCAAATGCCGCGGCACCTATCTGCCGCCCGCGGCCGGCGGCACCTGA
- the katE gene encoding catalase, translating into MTQPKNSSGENKGGETHQTAQGGTPVLTTQQGVPVADDQNTLRAGPRGPALLEDVHFREKIFHFDHERIPERVVHARGYGAHGYFESNGELAAVSRAAVFQKGEKTPVFVRFSTVAGSKGSPDLARDVRGFATKFYTKEGNWDLVGNNIPVFFIQDAIKFPDLIHAAKPEPDSDFPQAQTAHDNFWDFISLTPESMHMVMWIMSDRTIPRSFRFMEGFGIHTFRLVDAAGKSTFVKFHWKPKHGLQSVVWNEAVKINGADPDFHRRDLWNAIAAGDFPEWELGVQLFDDEFLKTFEFDALDATKLIPEEQVPVKVVGRMVLDRRVDNFFAETEQVAFCTQNVVPGIDFSDDPLLQGRNFSYLDTQLKRLGGPNFTHIPINAPKCPVTNFQQDGHMAMRNPKGRANYEPNSWGDSGGPRESPERGYKSFPEPVAGAKVRVRSETFADHYSQARQFYVSQTPIEQTHIANALTFELSKVQTAAIRARMVSHLLNIDAGLADTVAKGLRLKEVPKPAAAAKPTRQDLKPSDKLSILKNGPKSFAGRKIGALVTDGVDADVLTALGRALKAEGATLALVAPEVGGVKDSAGTWHDADEKLEGGPSVLFDAVVVLPSKDGADGLTKLPAARDFVADAAAHRKFVGYAAAATALFEKAGVALDEGFVPLNKAGDCGPFVTACRKLRFWDRAAAER; encoded by the coding sequence ATGACCCAACCGAAGAACTCTTCGGGTGAGAATAAAGGCGGCGAGACGCACCAGACCGCGCAGGGCGGCACTCCGGTGCTCACCACTCAGCAGGGCGTCCCCGTAGCGGACGACCAGAACACGCTCCGGGCCGGCCCGCGCGGCCCGGCGCTCCTTGAAGACGTCCATTTCCGCGAGAAGATTTTCCACTTCGACCACGAGCGCATCCCGGAGCGCGTCGTCCACGCCCGCGGGTACGGGGCGCACGGGTACTTTGAGAGCAACGGCGAACTGGCCGCTGTCAGCCGCGCCGCTGTGTTTCAGAAGGGAGAAAAGACGCCGGTGTTCGTCCGGTTCTCGACCGTTGCCGGCAGCAAGGGCTCGCCCGACCTGGCGCGCGACGTCCGCGGGTTCGCCACCAAGTTTTACACCAAGGAGGGCAACTGGGACCTGGTGGGCAACAACATCCCGGTGTTCTTCATCCAGGACGCGATCAAGTTCCCGGACCTGATCCACGCCGCCAAGCCCGAGCCGGACAGCGACTTCCCCCAGGCCCAGACCGCGCACGACAACTTCTGGGACTTCATCTCGCTCACGCCCGAGTCCATGCACATGGTCATGTGGATCATGTCCGACCGCACCATCCCCCGGTCGTTCCGGTTCATGGAGGGGTTCGGCATTCACACGTTCCGGCTGGTCGACGCGGCGGGCAAGTCCACGTTCGTGAAGTTCCACTGGAAGCCGAAGCACGGGCTCCAGTCGGTGGTGTGGAACGAGGCGGTGAAGATCAACGGGGCCGACCCCGATTTCCACCGCCGCGACCTGTGGAACGCCATTGCCGCGGGCGACTTCCCGGAGTGGGAACTCGGGGTGCAGCTGTTCGACGACGAGTTCCTGAAGACGTTCGAGTTCGACGCGCTCGACGCGACCAAGCTCATCCCCGAGGAGCAGGTACCGGTGAAGGTCGTCGGCCGGATGGTGCTCGACCGGCGGGTGGACAACTTCTTCGCCGAGACCGAGCAGGTCGCGTTCTGCACGCAGAACGTCGTGCCCGGGATCGACTTCAGTGACGACCCGCTCCTCCAGGGGCGGAACTTCTCCTACCTCGACACGCAACTGAAGCGGCTCGGCGGGCCGAACTTCACGCACATCCCGATCAACGCCCCGAAGTGCCCGGTGACGAACTTCCAGCAGGACGGGCACATGGCGATGCGCAACCCCAAGGGGCGCGCGAACTACGAGCCCAACTCGTGGGGGGACAGCGGCGGCCCGCGCGAGTCACCGGAGCGGGGGTACAAGAGCTTCCCCGAGCCGGTCGCGGGGGCCAAGGTGCGGGTCCGATCGGAGACGTTCGCGGACCACTACAGCCAGGCCCGGCAGTTTTACGTGAGCCAGACCCCGATCGAGCAGACCCACATCGCCAACGCCCTCACGTTCGAGTTGAGCAAGGTGCAGACCGCGGCGATCCGGGCGCGGATGGTTTCCCACCTCCTCAACATTGACGCCGGGCTCGCCGACACGGTGGCCAAGGGGCTGCGGCTCAAGGAGGTGCCCAAACCGGCCGCGGCCGCCAAGCCGACCCGCCAGGACCTGAAGCCGTCGGACAAGTTGAGCATCCTCAAGAACGGCCCCAAGAGCTTCGCCGGCCGGAAGATCGGCGCGCTGGTGACCGACGGGGTGGACGCCGACGTCCTCACGGCCCTCGGCCGGGCGCTGAAGGCCGAGGGCGCGACGCTGGCGCTGGTCGCGCCCGAGGTGGGCGGGGTGAAGGACTCGGCCGGCACCTGGCACGACGCCGACGAGAAGCTCGAGGGCGGGCCGTCGGTCCTGTTTGACGCCGTGGTGGTGCTGCCGTCGAAGGACGGTGCGGACGGGCTGACCAAGCTCCCGGCGGCCCGGGACTTCGTCGCCGACGCCGCCGCGCACCGGAAGTTCGTCGGCTATGCCGCGGCCGCGACCGCCCTGTTCGAGAAGGCGGGCGTCGCGCTGGACGAGGGGTTCGTGCCACTGAACAAGGCGGGCGACTGCGGCCCGTTCGTCACGGCGTGCCGCAAGCTCCGCTTCTGGGACCGCGCCGCCGCCGAACGTTAA